The Syngnathus acus chromosome 12, fSynAcu1.2, whole genome shotgun sequence genome contains the following window.
CTTGTATTAAATCCAAATATTAAGTCTCTGGAGTGCCTGCCTGCAcaatcaagtgtgaaattaaatctTTTGATAGCTCCCATTTCTGAAAATGGCTGCGGTAATGTTGGACGTGACGATTAGAAAGTAAGTCTTAAATATAGCTTCCTGAAAGTAACGCACCCTTGTGCGGCATTTAAATCTTACCGGTACACCACTACTGTTTGAGTCACTCTGTGACTGCGTATTCTGTGGATCCGAGCTGCTGCATAGTGATGACTAGGgtgagaagacaaaaaaaaaaaaaagtcagaaaagTTCCAAGGTCACTGTTTGGTTCCTCTCGTGTCAACTTACATCTGTGCTAATGGTCGAGTCCCGCTCCACCACTGGCGCTTGTTCGACACTGTTGCCGGACAAACACCTGGCGAGGGCCTCTGCGTGTTTCTCACGCTCCCTCTGTTGGACAATGGCCTCGCAGCCTTGCCATTCTTTCATGGTCTGCTCGTACATGAGCCGCATCTGCTCATCAATCTGAACCGcagacaaatatttttaaaataaatgcagcaTCCATGACATTTGGAAAACTCAAAAAGATACAAATACCTCCAGCCTGCTTTTCTCAGTCATTGTGAAACGGTAATGTCCCAACAAGAAGGGCCAGACTTCCTTGCGCAAGGAAGGTGCCACGCCTCCAAAATAGACCAACCTGTATATCTCCAGCTCTTCAAAGGCCTGAAAttaaattcagatttttttgtgatcCCACTTCACCCATTTTTGTGTGTCCTGTAACTCTTACAGAACTGTCCTGGAGAAACCTGGCCCAGACGTCAGCAGAGAGACCCCCCTGTGCATTCGAGGGCACATCAGGGAAGACTATGGTGGTGTTGACCAGAGCGGAGAGGTGGGTGCGAACCGTGGACAGGTGACGACAATACGCCAGCCCtggagttgaaaaaaaaaaactgccatgAGAACTGTTGTAGTCAATAAGATCCGAGTGAAATTTGCACTCACATCCATAAAATGCACGGGAGATGATCTGGTACTTCATGGTGTCACAGAGGAGCTTCAAAGGAGCCCTGGTCAATTACATGAGATTCACTATAAGAACTTTATTTGGATAGGAGGAACTGGTCACCTTTCTTGACTGCAGCCACTTGGCAGAGAGCTATCGGATGATCCTGTCTGTGAGCAGGAGGAACCAGAGGACGTCCTGGGTGTTGGTTGCCACATGTTCATACCCTGGTCCATCAACTCTAAAGGCACTGCAAAGAACAGCAGACCCCCAATATGAGTGGACAGTTGTCAAGTAGCTCGTGATTCAGTGGCCATCTGTGTCTCCTAGACACTAATCTCGAGTTACTCGATTCTGGACACTCACTGAACTCCATTTGAATCCCAGGAAAGAGGATCCGAAACACGTAATCCGTTGCCTCGTCATCCTCTTTATCAGACACCGAGTCGCATGAGCTATGCGGGCTCCTCCTGCGCAATTTGGGGAAAACCTTTCCCTATGTATGAAAAGAAACTATTTCATCCATGTACACGACATCCAAGAAGTAGTCACTAATGGCCGACCTTCCCCCTCTGATTCCAAAGCGGTGGGTCCAGCTGGCCGTGAGGAAGAAGGCCCGTCTCCAAGCAGGTGAGAAACTGGAGCAGGTGGCCGCCTTTGGGGAAGTGCAAAGGGGGTCTCTGGATGCCATCTTGGCTCACCAACACGAGGGTTCCACCACTGTTCACTGAGATGCAAGGTCCTAAAGTTAATGTCGATTAACACTAGAAGATGAAAAATCAATTACCTTGCTGGTGACAGTGGAGGTATACAATCTCCTCCAAGCGAATCGTCATGGCGAAATCCCAGTAGACACTGTGTGTGTCGGGGGGGGGAATCTTTAGTCTCTATTGGACCAACCCACTGTTAGACCTTACCTCTTCTCAGAATCCAGCTCCCCCACATTGCCATTCATTAGCTGATTGGGCGTCCATTTAAGTGTCATCAGCTCTCCCGTTTGATGCAGCGAGAGGTAGCCCGGAATGGCCTCCATGTCGTCCCTCTGGAGAGGCACAGTAGCAACATGGAGGTCTCACGCTGGATCTCATGGGATCGCGGGTAGGCCGACATACCGGCTGCACCAGGACGTTGTTCTTTCCAAACAGCAATGTGGTTCTGGAGTTTTGGTGCAGCGATTCCACATACTCTCTCGCCCACACCAAAGGGCGATCGTCCATGCTGCCACTGGACTGCCTCTTTTGAATCTATTAAAAAGGAGGATTAGACGCTTAAGTGGAACTGAGTGAATTGCTAACTAACCAGGGCAGGCCTCCTGGAGGGTGAGTCCTGTCGACAATGGCCGCTGTGGATGCGGTGCCTCTGTACCAGCTCGTCGGCTGACGGGTCTGTCCAGAAATGGTCAGCGGTCTTCACTTGGGTGTACTCCAAAGCACAGGGGCCGACTGTAAGGTCAAAGAACGTGTCACAAAAATGTCTGTTTGCTGTATAACGTCGGCTATCATTACCCAAAAGTGAGGCAAGAATTTGTCCATCCACAGGATCCATCAACATGGCTTCTTTCTCATAAAAGATACTAtggggagaagaaaagaaaatggctggATCATTGTGATGCGTCACAGGTACGTTTGCATATTGATACCTGGAGTTCTCCACTAAATACAGTATGATCTTGTCCAGGAGCTTCTCCAGAAGAGCCGTTCGGATCCACAAGTGTTTGAGTGCCTGAGGCGGAAGGTTGTTCAACTTGGACCGGCGACTTCGCCCAATGCCCTGCGAGGAATTGTTCTGTTTGCTGGAAGACACGTTAAGGTATCAGTGCCATGCGTTCATTGCCACTCGTACGGCTTAGTTCACCTGTTTTCCATAAGTTGCTCCAGCTCTTGGACCTTGTGACAAAGTTGCTCTGCGGGCGTGAAGCTTTTGGCCACTTTCATGAAGAGCGCTGCCACTTTGTTGCTGCACAGCAGTCCCGCGATACGCCGCTTTAACCCGTGCAGCACACAGGCTTCCACCACagctacacacacagacacaatttTAGCACTGCAGTGGTTCCTtgaccaaaaaagaaaaaaagaatctagaCCCTCATATTTAAATTAAGTTCCACGCTTGGTCACAGAACAAACTAAGTCAAGATGCTGCAGTATTAGATGCAATGTGATTTCTTAACTGcacgtcaaaaaaaaaaaacaggtgaaAGGGAAGCACAGGTGGCACAATGAACCAAAACACTGTTGCTAGGATATGAGAGATGTGaattcacacacagacacacacacacacacacctcacaCCTGGTTAGCATTAACACCTCCGAGGGGTGTTATCCGACTATTGTACAAAATTCTTGTCTGGCCACCCTTTGCGAAAGAACCTCAGTTATTTAACGGAGAAGTGCTGAAGTGCTTGTAAGCCATTTATTGCATGTGTAGTTGAACTGGCAGCGCTATTTTAATGAATTGTCACAGAGCGTAAGTAATTGCACATTCAACCTAACAAAAAAGACCCGAGAGGGTTAAAAGCTGCCGAGTATTGTGTAATAGGACCCGGCTATAACGGTGAGGATGCTTTTTCCATTGCCATCCTGTCGTGAGAATGTTCCATGAAAATATGCAAACTTGTCTACCACAGAATGAGACGATGTGGCTGCTGTCGGCGTGCACAAATTTCCTCGTCACCGCCTCCTCCATGATCTGTTTCACCTGCGGGAGAGAAAGATCAACGCTCATCCATGGCCCTCAAGCCACTGCGGCTCCATCAAAGCAAGCTCTTCCAGCTTTCCAGTATGCAGCGTTAATATCGTTTTCAAAATGGAGAAACCAATGATGGACATTACTCTGACCTTGACAAGCGCCTCAAGTTATAGCCACAATGTTTTCATGCGGCAAGTCGGATGATTCTGCTGTGCAAATCCTGACTAGAACCCTCAAAGCATTCATAAAGGTACAGTATGTATTCAACT
Protein-coding sequences here:
- the sgsm1b gene encoding small G protein signaling modulator 1 isoform X2 — translated: MGEEETRQKLLRSVKKEVKQIMEEAVTRKFVHADSSHIVSFCAVVEACVLHGLKRRIAGLLCSNKVAALFMKVAKSFTPAEQLCHKVQELEQLMENSKQNNSSQGIGRSRRSKLNNLPPQALKHLWIRTALLEKLLDKIILYLVENSSIFYEKEAMLMDPVDGQILASLLVGPCALEYTQVKTADHFWTDPSADELVQRHRIHSGHCRQDSPSRRPALIQKRQSSGSMDDRPLVWAREYVESLHQNSRTTLLFGKNNVLVQPRDDMEAIPGYLSLHQTGELMTLKWTPNQLMNGNVGELDSEKSVYWDFAMTIRLEEIVYLHCHQQVNSGGTLVLVSQDGIQRPPLHFPKGGHLLQFLTCLETGLLPHGQLDPPLWNQRGKGKVFPKLRRRSPHSSCDSVSDKEDDEATDYVFRILFPGIQMEFMPLELMDQGMNMWQPTPRTSSGSSCSQTGSSDSSLPSGCSQERAPLKLLCDTMKYQIISRAFYGCECKFHSDLIDYNSSHGSFFFSTPGLAYCRHLSTVRTHLSALVNTTIVFPDVPSNAQGGLSADVWARFLQDSSAFEELEIYRLVYFGGVAPSLRKEVWPFLLGHYRFTMTEKSRLEIDEQMRLMYEQTMKEWQGCEAIVQQREREKHAEALARCLSGNSVEQAPVVERDSTISTDSSLCSSSDPQNTQSQSDSNSSGVPVFASVETTDPTRPEGDQIEHNSPVKDIPAGPSGSNNLSKVDVTKPPPSACDSYLLLTEPANASGPSQESVKPSDVLSEETTADSLPDTVNVLESVPKDSLLGSDKMDRNEAAGIIELSESEEKAENTKTANAIIDARVPPDTTNVIHLEKEIQNKYFQAPPLGQTLQAQNRGDQEKDSSEMNDIATIGRDPESFEKEEMINNLRSQLLTACLLEVDNAESADSGSSEARNVSGVSNSPVRQVLDALQSASRGSLSLSSHPRQSPDSEDSPSALEMEDIPVGVACLNVEELNTRPLTNLAAPPAYLARRAKLAREDLVLDIACNTSPEDTDAGLSEDEPDVENELTAPESSEVVTESKQEDSTAQQIYSQEIMDMYLINLHRIDKDVRRCDRTYWYFTQENLDKLRNIMCSYVWQHLDIGYVQGMCDILAPLLVILDDEVMAFSCFTELMKRMNQNFPHGGAMDSHFASMRSLIQILDCELFELMQQNGDYTHFYFCYRWFLLDFKREMVYDDVFSVWETIWSAAYTTSEHFVLFIALALVETYRDIILENNMDFTDIIKFFNEMAERHDIPRVLTMARDLVHKVQTLIENK
- the sgsm1b gene encoding small G protein signaling modulator 1 isoform X1, yielding MGEEETRQKLLRSVKKEVKQIMEEAVTRKFVHADSSHIVSFCAVVEACVLHGLKRRIAGLLCSNKVAALFMKVAKSFTPAEQLCHKVQELEQLMENSKQNNSSQGIGRSRRSKLNNLPPQALKHLWIRTALLEKLLDKIILYLVENSSIFYEKEAMLMDPVDGQILASLLGNDSRRYTANRHFCDTFFDLTVGPCALEYTQVKTADHFWTDPSADELVQRHRIHSGHCRQDSPSRRPALIQKRQSSGSMDDRPLVWAREYVESLHQNSRTTLLFGKNNVLVQPRDDMEAIPGYLSLHQTGELMTLKWTPNQLMNGNVGELDSEKSVYWDFAMTIRLEEIVYLHCHQQVNSGGTLVLVSQDGIQRPPLHFPKGGHLLQFLTCLETGLLPHGQLDPPLWNQRGKGKVFPKLRRRSPHSSCDSVSDKEDDEATDYVFRILFPGIQMEFMPLELMDQGMNMWQPTPRTSSGSSCSQTGSSDSSLPSGCSQERAPLKLLCDTMKYQIISRAFYGCECKFHSDLIDYNSSHGSFFFSTPGLAYCRHLSTVRTHLSALVNTTIVFPDVPSNAQGGLSADVWARFLQDSSAFEELEIYRLVYFGGVAPSLRKEVWPFLLGHYRFTMTEKSRLEIDEQMRLMYEQTMKEWQGCEAIVQQREREKHAEALARCLSGNSVEQAPVVERDSTISTDSSLCSSSDPQNTQSQSDSNSSGVPVFASVETTDPTRPEGDQIEHNSPVKDIPAGPSGSNNLSKVDVTKPPPSACDSYLLLTEPANASGPSQESVKPSDVLSEETTADSLPDTVNVLESVPKDSLLGSDKMDRNEAAGIIELSESEEKAENTKTANAIIDARVPPDTTNVIHLEKEIQNKYFQAPPLGQTLQAQNRGDQEKDSSEMNDIATIGRDPESFEKEEMINNLRSQLLTACLLEVDNAESADSGSSEARNVSGVSNSPVRQVLDALQSASRGSLSLSSHPRQSPDSEDSPSALEMEDIPVGVACLNVEELNTRPLTNLAAPPAYLARRAKLAREDLVLDIACNTSPEDTDAGLSEDEPDVENELTAPESSEVVTESKQEDSTAQQIYSQEIMDMYLINLHRIDKDVRRCDRTYWYFTQENLDKLRNIMCSYVWQHLDIGYVQGMCDILAPLLVILDDEVMAFSCFTELMKRMNQNFPHGGAMDSHFASMRSLIQILDCELFELMQQNGDYTHFYFCYRWFLLDFKREMVYDDVFSVWETIWSAAYTTSEHFVLFIALALVETYRDIILENNMDFTDIIKFFNEMAERHDIPRVLTMARDLVHKVQTLIENK
- the sgsm1b gene encoding small G protein signaling modulator 1 isoform X3 gives rise to the protein MGEEETRQKLLRSVKKEVKQIMEEAVTRKFVHADSSHIVSFCAVVEACVLHGLKRRIAGLLCSNKVAALFMKVAKSFTPAEQLCHKVQELEQLMENSKQNNSSQGIGRSRRSKLNNLPPQALKHLWIRTALLEKLLDKIILYLVENSSIFYEKEAMLMDPVDGQILASLLGNDSRRYTANRHFCDTFFDLTVGPCALEYTQVKTADHFWTDPSADELVQRHRIHSGHCRQDSPSRRPALIQKRQSSGSMDDRPLVWAREYVESLHQNSRTTLLFGKNNVLVQPRDDMEAIPGYLSLHQTGELMTLKWTPNQLMNGNVGELDSEKSVYWDFAMTIRLEEIVYLHCHQQVNSGGTLVLVSQDGIQRPPLHFPKGGHLLQFLTCLETGLLPHGQLDPPLWNQRGKGKVFPKLRRRSPHSSCDSVSDKEDDEATDYVFRILFPGIQMEFMPLELMDQGMNMWQPTPRTSSGSSCSQTGSSDSSLPSGCSQERAPLKLLCDTMKYQIISRAFYGWLAYCRHLSTVRTHLSALVNTTIVFPDVPSNAQGGLSADVWARFLQDSSAFEELEIYRLVYFGGVAPSLRKEVWPFLLGHYRFTMTEKSRLEIDEQMRLMYEQTMKEWQGCEAIVQQREREKHAEALARCLSGNSVEQAPVVERDSTISTDSSLCSSSDPQNTQSQSDSNSSGVPVFASVETTDPTRPEGDQIEHNSPVKDIPAGPSGSNNLSKVDVTKPPPSACDSYLLLTEPANASGPSQESVKPSDVLSEETTADSLPDTVNVLESVPKDSLLGSDKMDRNEAAGIIELSESEEKAENTKTANAIIDARVPPDTTNVIHLEKEIQNKYFQAPPLGQTLQAQNRGDQEKDSSEMNDIATIGRDPESFEKEEMINNLRSQLLTACLLEVDNAESADSGSSEARNVSGVSNSPVRQVLDALQSASRGSLSLSSHPRQSPDSEDSPSALEMEDIPVGVACLNVEELNTRPLTNLAAPPAYLARRAKLAREDLVLDIACNTSPEDTDAGLSEDEPDVENELTAPESSEVVTESKQEDSTAQQIYSQEIMDMYLINLHRIDKDVRRCDRTYWYFTQENLDKLRNIMCSYVWQHLDIGYVQGMCDILAPLLVILDDEVMAFSCFTELMKRMNQNFPHGGAMDSHFASMRSLIQILDCELFELMQQNGDYTHFYFCYRWFLLDFKREMVYDDVFSVWETIWSAAYTTSEHFVLFIALALVETYRDIILENNMDFTDIIKFFNEMAERHDIPRVLTMARDLVHKVQTLIENK
- the sgsm1b gene encoding small G protein signaling modulator 1 isoform X4, producing the protein MGEEETRQKLLRSVKKEVKQIMEEAVTRKFVHADSSHIVSFCAVVEACVLHGLKRRIAGLLCSNKVAALFMKVAKSFTPAEQLCHKVQELEQLMENSKQNNSSQGIGRSRRSKLNNLPPQALKHLWIRTALLEKLLDKIILYLVENSSIFYEKEAMLMDPVDGQILASLLVGPCALEYTQVKTADHFWTDPSADELVQRHRIHSGHCRQDSPSRRPALIQKRQSSGSMDDRPLVWAREYVESLHQNSRTTLLFGKNNVLVQPRDDMEAIPGYLSLHQTGELMTLKWTPNQLMNGNVGELDSEKSVYWDFAMTIRLEEIVYLHCHQQVNSGGTLVLVSQDGIQRPPLHFPKGGHLLQFLTCLETGLLPHGQLDPPLWNQRGKGKVFPKLRRRSPHSSCDSVSDKEDDEATDYVFRILFPGIQMEFMPLELMDQGMNMWQPTPRTSSGSSCSQTGSSDSSLPSGCSQERAPLKLLCDTMKYQIISRAFYGWLAYCRHLSTVRTHLSALVNTTIVFPDVPSNAQGGLSADVWARFLQDSSAFEELEIYRLVYFGGVAPSLRKEVWPFLLGHYRFTMTEKSRLEIDEQMRLMYEQTMKEWQGCEAIVQQREREKHAEALARCLSGNSVEQAPVVERDSTISTDSSLCSSSDPQNTQSQSDSNSSGVPVFASVETTDPTRPEGDQIEHNSPVKDIPAGPSGSNNLSKVDVTKPPPSACDSYLLLTEPANASGPSQESVKPSDVLSEETTADSLPDTVNVLESVPKDSLLGSDKMDRNEAAGIIELSESEEKAENTKTANAIIDARVPPDTTNVIHLEKEIQNKYFQAPPLGQTLQAQNRGDQEKDSSEMNDIATIGRDPESFEKEEMINNLRSQLLTACLLEVDNAESADSGSSEARNVSGVSNSPVRQVLDALQSASRGSLSLSSHPRQSPDSEDSPSALEMEDIPVGVACLNVEELNTRPLTNLAAPPAYLARRAKLAREDLVLDIACNTSPEDTDAGLSEDEPDVENELTAPESSEVVTESKQEDSTAQQIYSQEIMDMYLINLHRIDKDVRRCDRTYWYFTQENLDKLRNIMCSYVWQHLDIGYVQGMCDILAPLLVILDDEVMAFSCFTELMKRMNQNFPHGGAMDSHFASMRSLIQILDCELFELMQQNGDYTHFYFCYRWFLLDFKREMVYDDVFSVWETIWSAAYTTSEHFVLFIALALVETYRDIILENNMDFTDIIKFFNEMAERHDIPRVLTMARDLVHKVQTLIENK